The following proteins come from a genomic window of Lolium rigidum isolate FL_2022 chromosome 5, APGP_CSIRO_Lrig_0.1, whole genome shotgun sequence:
- the LOC124656068 gene encoding pollen-specific leucine-rich repeat extensin-like protein 1 — MEARLSLAVLVVAVLAAATVSALSDTEASYIAQRQLLSLEEGDGNLPEDFAFDIHVDVTFANERLRRAYVAFQAWRKAIYSDPKNFTGGWVGPDVCSYFGVTCSTALDDPNVNVVASVDLNGGDIAGYLPTELGMLTDIAVFHINSNRFCGIIPESFSRLTILHEFDASNNRFVGGFPAVVLKIPVLKYVDIRFNNFEGELPPGLFDKSFDAIVVNNNRFVGFIPENIGNSTASLVVLANNEFVGCIPRSVSRMADTLDELMLLNNRLDGCIPPELGELVNTTVVDVSGNALVGTLPDELTNMTRLEQLDVSRNLLAGAVAEPVCKLPALAKFSFANNYFKEEAPACVPTVEGEVALDDLGNCLAGRPGQKTALECGPVLARPVDCRTNVCSARPSKPTPVTPTPVPKPLKPTPVPTKPETPLIGPQLPPPPPQKPEIPPPSLSPASAPELGPIVGPDLPPPPPPLPVSSPPPPVKSPPPPAPVSSPPPPLKSPPPPAPVSSPPPPVKSPPPPSPPPPVKSPPPPAPVSSPPPPPVKSPPPPAPVSSPPPPVKSPPPPVPLSPPPPPVKSPPPPAPVSSPPPPVKSPPPPAPVSSPPPPVKSPPPPAPVSSPPPPVKSPPPPAPVSSPPPPVKSPPPPAPVISPPPPVPSPPPPAPVRSPPPPVFSPPPPVVHSPPPRPPSLPPPAPQDFILPPITAQNYASPPPPQFQGY, encoded by the coding sequence ATGGAGGCCCGCCTGAGCCTCGCCGTGCTCGTCGTCGCCGTGCTGGCGGCGGCGACAGTCTCTGCTCTGTCGGACACGGAGGCATCCTACATAGCGCAGCGCCAGCTCCTCAGCCTCGAGGAAGGCGACGGCAACCTCCCGGAGGACTTCGCGTTCGACATCCACGTCGACGTCACCTTCGCCAACGAGCGCCTCCGCCGTGCCTATGTCGCGTTCCAGGCGTGGCGCAAAGCCATATACTCCGACCCCAAGAACTTCACCGGCGGGTGGGTCGGCCCCGACGTGTGTAGCTACTTTGGTGTCACCTGCTCGACCGCCCTGGACGACCCAAATGTCAACGTTGTCGCCTCGGTGGACCTCAACGGCGGCGACATAGCCGGGTACCTCCCGACCGAGCTCGGCATGCTAACGGACATCGCGGTGTTCCACATCAACTCCAACCGCTTCTGCGGGATAATCCCGGAGAGCTTCTCCCGCCTCAcaatcctccacgagttcgacgcCAGCAACAACCGCTTCGTCGGCGGCTTCCCCGCGGTGGTGCTCAAGATCCCCGTGCTCAAGTACGTGGATATCCGGTTCAACAACTTCGAGGGCGAGCTCCCGCCGGGGCTGTTCGACAAGAGCTTCGACGCCATCGTCGTCAACAACAACCGCTTCGTCGGCTTCATCCCGGAGAACATCGGCAACTCGACGGCGTCCCTCGTGGTGCTCGCCAACAACGAGTTCGTCGGCTGCATCCCCCGCAGCGTTAGCCGCATGGCGGACACGCTCGACGAGCTCATGCTCCTCAACAACCGCCTCGACGGCTGCATCCCGCCGGAGCTCGGCGAGCTCGTCAACACCACGGTGGTGGACGTCAGCGGCAACGCCCTCGTGGGTacgctgcccgacgagctcaccAACATGACAAGACTGGAGCAGCTCGACGTGTCGAGGAACCTGCTCGCCGGCGCCGTTGCGGAGCCCGTCTGCAAGCTGCCGGCGCTCGCCAAGTTCAGCTTCGCGAACAACTACTTCAAAGAGGAGGCTCCGGCGTGTGTGCCGACCGTCGAGGGGGAGGTGGCGCTGGACGACCTGGGCAACTGCCTCGCCGGTCGGCCAGGGCAGAAGACGGCGCTCGAGTGCGGCCCCGTGCTCGCGCGGCCCGTCGACTGCCGCACCAATGTCTGCTCGGCGCGCCCGTCAAAGCCAACGCCAGTCACTCCCACGCCGGTGCCAAAGCCATTAAAGCCAACGCCGGTGCCCACAAAACCAGAAACACCGTTGATTGGGCCGCAgttgccgccgcccccaccgcaaAAGCCAGAAATCCCACCGCCTTCGCTGTCTCCCGCTTCCGCCCCCGAGCTTGGACCAATTGTCGGCCCAGATCTacctccgccacctccaccacttccagtgagctcgccgccaccgcccgtGAAATCTCCTCCTCCACCGGCACCGGTGAGCTCGCCTCCGCCACCACTCAAATCCCCACCACCACCTGCGCCGGTGAGCTCTCCTCCGCCACCCGTCAAATCGCCACCTCCAccatcgccaccaccaccagtTAAATCCCCTCCACCACCGGCTCCAGTGagctctccccctcctcctccagtgaaatctccgccaccaccggcacctgTCAGCTCCCCACCTCCACCTGTGAAATCCCCGCCACCACCAGTACCCTTGagccctccacctccaccagtgAAGTCCCCGCCACCACCGGCTCCAGTGAGCTCGCCGCCTCCACCAGTAAAATCCCCTCCCCCACCGGCACCAGTAAGCTCTCCGCCTCCCCCAGTGAAATCCCCTCCACCACCAGCGCCAGTGAGTTCTCCACCTCCACCAGTGaaatcgccaccaccaccggcaccagtaagctctccaccaccaccggtaaAGTCCCCTCCCCCGCCGGCGCCAGtcatctctcctcctcctccagtacCATCTCCACCACCCCCAGCTCCAGTGAGGTCACCACCTCCCCCAGTATTCTCCCCACCACCACCAGTTGTTCATtcgcctccgccacggccgcCATCACTGCCTCCACCAGCCCCACAAGACTTCATATTGCCGCCGATCACAGCGCAGAACTACgcgtcaccgccgccgcctcaattCCAAGGATACTAA